In Urechidicola croceus, a single window of DNA contains:
- a CDS encoding DUF6443 domain-containing protein, with amino-acid sequence MKKFILLIIVLINFISFGQVSQDQNYIHSIKYRTPFDENSLPSELSQKDKKIETVTYFDGLGRPIQTIDLRVGGSSSRHDAVTHIEYDEYGKDSKSYLPYAVANNNGTFRTDNPKTKTLQFYNVPKYENTSNPYSENHYENSPLNRIIETGAPGQSWEVDKNSDNDHTIKYNSTSNISSDDVINFKIYFDGNDTSKPILSRENGHYASGSLYKNIIKNENWITSDGNNNTTEEFKNKLGQIILKRTFNNDERHDTYYVYDDYGNLTFVLPPKVTHEWLIIDPTATYQDMDVSYDETSFTIPFNTPQQGSGGITIKIINDQLSVYYGSYFPVVTYNSNGSSGIANATKLKSGKIIQIPSSIPIPDMYLGTETRTNDLGETFTVRIEIEDGYLKQTPSAHTYIHSLGLNYTRDLSGINNPGSNVADQSILDELCYQYKYDHKNRLIEKKIPGKGWEYIIYNNLDLPILTQNHFQKAKSPDEWTFKKYDEFDRIVYSGIYKFNSTRENLQNTVNAQTDLWEERITSQTTMADGTKLFYTNNTFPNNNDLIVLTENYYDKYGSIGHHSTSVFGVPVNNSNLQGLLLSTENRILDSDQWQKNRKSYDAKANVVWDATNYMSDANSYNGAYEYNYIRTTFEGNIDAVDTRQRQTPTSPYQLIKKRYFFDHAGRSTRTLHTVNSQLYEDISFNKYDNLGVLEKKGIGNTTANPLQWVDYKYNVRGWIKEINNIAYLGDDLFAYKLNYDSKEMNSPNSVLYNGHISENLWRTVNDEIGTPKTRGYAYTYDDLNRLTNADFGVKTGSIYNLTSGFDVNIGEYDKNGNIKRLKRDNLTETIDDLTYSYMYNGLSNKLMNVLDLASGSDSQKGFNDVNLGTGPPDFTYDYNGNLKADYNKRFYFIEYNHLDLPKLYNSMNYGNKLELKYNSSGEKIQKIKKIPGNPDVVTSYFGDFIYVDNELTYIKHAEGYLQPASTVGNFDFVYTFKDHLGNIRLTYSDLDGDNSIDAPSEVLSEKNYYPFGLKHEGYNEGTIMDYPFGYNGKEETKEIGVNLLDFGARNYDASLGRWMNLDPLSELGRRWSPYTFAFNNPVRFVDPDGMWPKWSSVLDAVQTGLDVVGMIPGVGNAADLINAGVSVARGDYAGAALNLAAAVPGAGQAVTALKIAKKAAKVADKVNDAKKAVKVVDKASDVKKVIPKTPRGKGSVEPSKRDPKRVISKKEKKEMLDDNGGKCEKCSKDLELDDAKAHHIERHADGGPTTKENTAILCDGCHKEVHRK; translated from the coding sequence ATGAAAAAGTTTATTTTACTAATCATTGTTTTAATTAATTTTATTTCTTTCGGTCAAGTAAGTCAAGACCAAAATTATATTCATTCAATAAAATATAGAACACCTTTTGATGAAAATAGTTTACCTTCTGAACTCTCTCAAAAGGATAAGAAAATTGAAACTGTAACTTATTTTGATGGGCTTGGCAGACCAATTCAAACTATTGATTTAAGAGTAGGTGGTAGTAGTTCTCGTCATGATGCAGTAACTCATATTGAATATGATGAATATGGTAAAGACAGTAAAAGTTATTTACCCTATGCTGTAGCAAATAATAATGGAACTTTTAGAACTGACAATCCTAAAACAAAAACTTTACAGTTTTATAATGTTCCCAAATATGAGAATACTTCTAATCCTTATTCCGAAAATCATTATGAAAATTCTCCATTAAATAGAATAATAGAGACTGGTGCACCAGGACAGTCATGGGAAGTAGATAAAAACTCCGACAATGATCATACAATTAAATATAATTCTACATCTAATATTTCTTCTGATGATGTTATCAATTTTAAAATATATTTTGATGGAAATGACACATCAAAACCTATACTTTCGAGAGAAAATGGGCATTATGCTTCTGGGAGTTTATATAAAAACATTATAAAAAATGAAAATTGGATAACTTCTGATGGTAATAACAATACAACAGAAGAATTTAAAAATAAGTTAGGTCAAATTATTTTAAAAAGAACTTTTAATAATGATGAAAGACATGATACTTATTATGTATATGATGATTATGGTAATTTAACTTTTGTACTTCCACCAAAAGTAACCCATGAATGGTTAATTATTGATCCAACTGCTACTTATCAAGATATGGATGTTTCATATGATGAAACTTCATTTACAATCCCATTCAATACACCTCAACAAGGATCAGGAGGTATTACAATAAAAATAATAAACGACCAATTATCTGTTTATTACGGCAGTTATTTTCCTGTAGTTACATACAATAGTAATGGTTCAAGTGGAATTGCAAACGCAACAAAACTAAAAAGTGGAAAAATTATTCAAATTCCTTCCTCAATTCCTATACCTGACATGTATTTAGGTACTGAAACACGAACTAATGATTTAGGTGAAACTTTTACTGTTAGAATAGAAATTGAGGATGGATATTTAAAACAAACACCTAGCGCTCACACTTATATTCATAGTCTTGGTTTAAATTATACAAGAGATCTTTCAGGAATTAATAATCCAGGATCTAATGTTGCAGATCAATCAATTTTAGATGAATTATGTTATCAATACAAATACGATCATAAAAATAGACTTATAGAAAAGAAAATTCCTGGTAAAGGTTGGGAATATATAATATATAATAACCTTGATTTACCAATACTTACTCAAAACCACTTTCAAAAGGCAAAAAGTCCAGATGAATGGACTTTTAAAAAGTATGATGAATTCGATAGAATAGTATATTCAGGAATATATAAGTTCAATTCTACAAGAGAAAATTTACAAAATACTGTTAATGCTCAAACTGATTTATGGGAAGAAAGAATTACTTCTCAGACAACAATGGCAGATGGAACTAAGTTGTTTTATACTAACAATACATTTCCTAACAATAATGATTTAATTGTTTTAACTGAGAATTATTATGACAAATATGGTTCAATAGGTCATCACTCTACAAGCGTATTTGGCGTTCCAGTAAATAACTCAAATCTACAAGGATTGCTTCTTTCTACAGAGAATCGAATATTAGATTCTGATCAATGGCAAAAAAACAGAAAATCTTATGATGCTAAAGCAAATGTAGTATGGGATGCTACCAATTATATGTCAGACGCAAATTCTTATAATGGTGCCTATGAGTATAATTATATTAGGACAACTTTTGAAGGCAATATTGATGCAGTAGATACAAGACAAAGACAAACTCCTACTTCTCCATATCAACTAATTAAAAAGAGGTACTTTTTTGATCATGCAGGTCGATCAACAAGAACATTGCATACCGTTAACTCACAATTATATGAAGATATCTCATTTAACAAATACGATAATTTAGGTGTTTTAGAAAAAAAAGGTATTGGCAACACTACTGCAAACCCTTTACAGTGGGTCGACTATAAATATAATGTAAGAGGTTGGATTAAAGAAATCAATAATATTGCATATTTAGGAGATGATTTATTTGCGTACAAATTAAATTATGACTCAAAAGAGATGAATTCACCCAATTCTGTTCTCTATAATGGTCATATAAGTGAAAATTTATGGAGAACTGTTAATGATGAGATTGGAACACCAAAAACAAGAGGATATGCCTATACATATGATGATTTAAATCGATTAACAAATGCCGATTTTGGAGTTAAAACTGGTAGTATTTATAATTTAACATCAGGTTTTGATGTGAATATTGGAGAATATGATAAAAATGGTAATATTAAAAGATTAAAACGAGATAATCTTACCGAAACAATAGATGACCTTACTTACTCCTACATGTATAATGGATTAAGTAACAAATTAATGAATGTTTTAGACCTTGCAAGTGGTAGTGATTCTCAAAAAGGATTTAACGATGTTAATTTAGGAACAGGCCCACCAGACTTCACTTACGATTATAATGGAAATTTAAAAGCAGATTATAATAAACGTTTTTATTTTATTGAGTATAATCATCTTGACTTACCAAAACTCTACAATAGTATGAATTATGGTAATAAATTAGAACTAAAATATAATTCTTCTGGTGAAAAAATTCAAAAAATTAAAAAAATACCTGGTAATCCTGATGTTGTAACAAGTTATTTTGGAGATTTTATTTATGTTGACAACGAGTTAACATATATAAAACATGCTGAGGGATATTTACAACCCGCTTCAACAGTAGGTAATTTTGATTTTGTATATACATTTAAGGATCACTTAGGTAATATTAGATTAACATATTCTGATTTAGATGGAGATAATTCAATAGATGCACCCTCAGAAGTTTTAAGTGAAAAAAATTACTACCCATTTGGTTTAAAACATGAAGGTTACAATGAAGGAACTATTATGGATTATCCTTTTGGATATAATGGAAAGGAAGAAACTAAAGAAATTGGTGTAAATTTGCTTGATTTTGGTGCGAGAAATTATGATGCATCTTTAGGTAGATGGATGAATTTAGATCCATTATCTGAACTTGGTCGTAGATGGTCTCCATATACATTTGCTTTTAACAATCCTGTTAGATTTGTTGATCCTGATGGTATGTGGCCAAAATGGAGTTCAGTTTTAGATGCAGTACAAACTGGTTTAGACGTAGTTGGCATGATTCCTGGTGTTGGTAACGCAGCCGATTTAATTAATGCAGGTGTTTCCGTTGCTCGAGGTGATTATGCTGGTGCAGCATTAAATTTAGCAGCAGCAGTTCCGGGAGCAGGGCAAGCAGTTACAGCGCTAAAAATAGCAAAAAAAGCCGCTAAAGTAGCTGATAAGGTAAATGATGCAAAAAAGGCTGTTAAAGTAGTCGATAAGGCTAGTGATGTAAAAAAAGTAATTCCTAAAACACCAAGAGGTAAAGGAAGTGTAGAGCCGAGTAAACGTGATCCTAAAAGAGTTATTTCTAAAAAAGAAAAAAAGGAAATGCTTGATGATAATGGTGGAAAATGTGAAAAATGCTCCAAAGATTTAGAGCTTGATGACGCAAAAGCACATCACATAGAAAGACATGCAGATGGAGGACCAACTACTAAAGAAAATACAGCAATTCTGTGTGATGGTTGCCATAAAGAGGTGCATCGAAAATAA
- a CDS encoding T9SS type B sorting domain-containing protein: MKRLLIIFLLIRYTICYSQNESKIWYFGENAGLDFNSGSPIALNDGQLNTDEGCASIADINGNLLFYSDGITIWNRNHSIMLNGTGLNGHPSSTNSAIIIPKPNTPNIYYIFTVDQLGWSNGLQFSEIDMTLDSGMGGVTNNKNIVLETPVTEKVTAVKSLDGESIWVVSHKWHSNEFIAFNVSSAGVNMNPVISAVGSIITDIVGNSTGGTIKISPDGTRLSVANSIILNNIELFDFDNTSGIVSNFIELNDFPPLFFSMGPYGLEFSPNSNLLYVSIPEYGIYQYNISLGSESAINNSKIEIFTNNLGDASCAMQLAVDGKIYVSNYGKTFLDVINSPNILGLNCNFQKAAVSLNGRKVFYGLPPFIQSYFNIGLSYQYNCLGNTTEFNLNTTVDSVVWDFGDPASGVNNTSIDIEPTHIFSSPGTYTVTATATSGGETAESEIEVVIYETPIAHPIDDMILCDTEHDGFIIYDLTTLENDILNGQDPDLFEVTYYDGISNYNDNSPMEHPDMFELLTLSNADPVISVRNKNNPACEDSMTFNIAVIESPLINLNIIDLPLCDNTSIGTETDGLIEIDLTQKEEEILNWETQPDYNITYFTDDLYTDEILDPTTYQNTNTTETIYVNVTNTSHSNNSCDSKTSFNLVVNALPTITPIVELKQCDDDNDGFSDFNLEEIIDAITTNAINETITFHETLELAESGNSPIPNTITYTNETVNTDTIWARVENVDGCYKTSQVNLIVSTTLIPSSFQRDFYQCDDDTDGIAIFDFSSVNTEIEALFPVGQQLDITYYRNVDDALAEENFITDISNYENSGYPNSQDIYVRVDSQLDNSCLGLGAHISLTVETVPVANPVTISEQCDPDGDGLYEFDTSTIQSTIIGTQTDVEVFYVAENGDDLPSPLPNPFQTASQTITVRVENTLSQDPNGRCFDETTIDFSVDAAAVANPIDNLIECDDDIDGLFPFDTSAIETTVLNGQTDMIVSYTDSQGNVLSNPLPNPFLSGNETITVRVENPLNTICYDETSFELIVRERPQFELDEEDVICINESPSLTVSTRNEINTESYEWTDSDGTIISTDASATVTEGGIYSVIAISSFGCESFPQEITIDESEKAIITQEMITIIDDSDNNSISIDISNLGSGDYEFSLESESGMYQDEPIFENVPAGIHTVYVQDKNNCGITPIQVSVIGYPKYFTPNNDGVNDTWNVKGTNSNFYGNSIIYIYDRFGKIVANILPNSEGWNGIYNGKELPATDYWFKVEFIDEDGTSFIRKGHFSLIRRGY; encoded by the coding sequence ATGAAAAGACTACTAATTATATTTTTATTAATTAGGTACACTATTTGTTATTCTCAAAATGAATCTAAAATTTGGTATTTTGGTGAAAACGCAGGTTTAGATTTTAATTCTGGCAGCCCTATTGCTTTAAATGATGGTCAATTAAATACTGACGAAGGGTGTGCAAGTATTGCTGATATTAATGGAAATTTATTATTTTATTCGGATGGAATAACAATATGGAATAGAAATCATTCGATAATGTTAAATGGAACAGGATTAAATGGACATCCATCAAGTACTAATTCAGCAATAATAATTCCTAAACCAAATACTCCTAATATATATTATATTTTTACTGTTGATCAATTGGGTTGGTCCAATGGCTTACAATTTTCTGAAATTGATATGACATTAGATTCTGGCATGGGTGGAGTAACAAATAATAAAAATATTGTTTTAGAAACACCAGTGACAGAAAAAGTGACAGCTGTTAAAAGTTTAGACGGTGAATCAATTTGGGTAGTGAGTCATAAATGGCATAGTAATGAATTCATTGCTTTTAATGTATCTAGTGCAGGTGTAAATATGAATCCAGTAATTTCAGCTGTAGGATCAATTATTACCGATATTGTAGGAAACAGTACAGGAGGAACAATAAAAATATCTCCAGATGGAACTAGACTTTCAGTAGCTAATTCTATAATTTTAAATAATATAGAACTTTTTGACTTTGATAATACATCAGGGATAGTATCTAATTTTATTGAACTTAATGATTTCCCCCCATTATTTTTCTCTATGGGTCCATATGGATTAGAATTTTCTCCAAATAGTAATTTACTATACGTTAGTATACCAGAATATGGTATATATCAATATAATATTTCACTAGGATCAGAAAGCGCTATTAATAACTCTAAAATAGAAATTTTCACTAATAATCTTGGTGATGCCTCTTGTGCAATGCAATTAGCTGTTGATGGAAAAATATATGTATCAAATTACGGAAAAACATTTTTAGATGTTATTAATTCTCCTAATATTTTAGGTTTAAATTGTAATTTTCAAAAAGCTGCAGTTTCTCTTAATGGCAGAAAAGTGTTTTATGGATTACCTCCTTTTATCCAATCCTATTTTAATATAGGTTTATCATATCAATATAATTGTTTAGGAAACACAACAGAATTTAATTTAAACACTACAGTTGATTCTGTAGTTTGGGATTTTGGTGATCCAGCCTCAGGAGTAAACAATACCTCAATAGATATAGAACCTACACATATTTTTTCATCGCCTGGAACGTACACAGTTACGGCAACTGCAACAAGTGGTGGAGAAACTGCTGAATCTGAAATTGAAGTTGTAATTTACGAAACACCTATAGCACATCCTATTGATGATATGATATTGTGTGATACCGAACATGATGGATTTATAATTTATGATTTAACTACGCTAGAAAATGATATCTTAAATGGTCAAGATCCTGATTTATTTGAAGTAACTTATTATGATGGAATATCCAATTATAATGATAATAGTCCAATGGAACATCCTGATATGTTTGAATTACTAACACTTTCAAATGCTGATCCAGTGATAAGTGTACGAAACAAAAATAATCCAGCATGTGAAGATTCCATGACTTTCAATATTGCTGTTATTGAATCGCCATTAATCAATCTAAATATAATTGATTTACCATTATGTGACAACACTAGTATTGGAACAGAAACTGATGGACTTATTGAAATTGATTTAACTCAAAAAGAAGAGGAAATTTTAAATTGGGAAACACAACCTGATTATAATATTACTTATTTCACAGATGATTTATATACTGATGAAATCTTGGATCCAACTACTTATCAAAACACAAATACCACGGAGACAATTTATGTGAATGTAACTAATACTTCTCATTCTAATAACTCTTGTGATTCTAAAACAAGTTTTAATCTTGTAGTTAATGCACTTCCAACTATCACACCAATAGTTGAACTCAAACAATGTGATGATGATAATGATGGTTTTAGTGATTTTAATTTAGAAGAAATTATTGATGCAATTACTACAAATGCTATCAACGAAACCATTACTTTTCATGAAACTTTAGAATTAGCCGAAAGTGGAAACTCTCCAATTCCAAATACTATAACTTATACCAACGAAACAGTAAATACCGATACTATTTGGGCAAGAGTTGAAAACGTTGATGGTTGTTACAAAACCTCTCAAGTGAATTTAATTGTTTCAACAACATTGATTCCTAGTTCATTTCAACGTGATTTTTATCAATGTGATGACGATACTGATGGAATTGCAATTTTTGATTTTAGTAGTGTGAATACTGAAATTGAAGCCTTGTTTCCTGTCGGACAACAATTGGATATTACTTATTACCGAAATGTTGACGATGCTTTGGCAGAAGAAAACTTTATTACGGATATTTCTAACTATGAAAATAGTGGTTATCCAAATTCACAAGATATTTATGTGCGAGTGGACAGTCAATTGGACAATAGTTGCCTTGGATTGGGCGCACATATTTCTTTGACTGTTGAAACTGTTCCTGTGGCAAATCCTGTCACAATAAGTGAACAGTGTGATCCTGATGGCGATGGCTTGTATGAATTTGATACCTCAACTATTCAAAGTACCATTATCGGAACTCAAACAGATGTTGAAGTATTTTATGTTGCTGAAAATGGCGATGACTTGCCAAGTCCGTTACCAAATCCTTTTCAAACGGCTTCACAAACTATTACTGTGAGAGTTGAAAATACACTTTCTCAAGATCCAAATGGTAGATGTTTTGACGAAACAACCATTGATTTTTCTGTGGATGCAGCCGCAGTTGCGAATCCAATTGATAATTTAATCGAATGTGATGATGATATTGATGGATTGTTTCCTTTTGATACTTCTGCTATTGAAACAACGGTTCTAAATGGACAAACAGATATGATTGTATCGTACACGGATAGTCAAGGAAATGTACTTTCAAATCCGTTACCAAATCCTTTTTTATCAGGAAATGAAACGATCACTGTACGAGTTGAAAATCCATTAAATACGATTTGTTATGATGAAACTTCGTTTGAATTGATTGTGCGTGAGCGACCACAATTTGAATTGGATGAAGAAGATGTTATTTGCATTAATGAAAGTCCGAGTTTAACAGTGAGTACACGAAATGAGATTAATACAGAATCTTATGAATGGACAGATTCAGACGGAACTATTATAAGTACGGATGCTTCTGCAACTGTTACTGAAGGTGGTATTTATTCAGTGATTGCAATTTCAAGTTTTGGATGTGAGTCTTTTCCGCAAGAAATAACAATCGATGAATCTGAAAAAGCAATAATCACTCAAGAAATGATTACAATTATTGATGATTCTGATAATAACAGTATTTCAATTGATATTTCTAATCTTGGTTCTGGTGATTATGAATTTTCATTGGAAAGTGAATCTGGTATGTATCAAGACGAACCGATTTTTGAAAATGTTCCAGCAGGAATTCATACTGTTTATGTTCAAGATAAAAACAATTGCGGCATCACTCCTATTCAAGTTTCTGTTATCGGATACCCAAAATATTTTACGCCAAATAATGATGGTGTAAATGACACTTGGAATGTAAAAGGAACTAATTCTAATTTTTATGGCAATTCTATTATTTACATTTATGATCGATTTGGAAAAATAGTAGCAAATATTCTTCCAAATTCTGAAGGTTGGAATGGAATTTATAATGGTAAAGAATTACCCGCAACCGATTATTGGTTCAAGGTAGAATTTATAGATGAAGATGGAACTTCATTTATCAGAAAAGGGCATTTTAGTTTGATTAGAAGAGGTTATTAA
- a CDS encoding DUF4262 domain-containing protein → MNNILKEIESNINNYGHHITIVTEGLYPRFAYTIGALDKVNFEIIFAGGIFYSNKEVSKIINIIIEKLEEKKNWVSFKLEIDILGVFTLSEVDSSWSKLLMLGAYDFYNKNEIPTLQIIPDINHYTFDIPKLKNNFNPSKEPVWKYLVDEWDYSVAKNVTVVTNLDALFGQPITEVMRWEEDEWEMFSGAGPDVEKEEIRIVPIGLLLGLDNSISQALKLDIGKGMWRDKSDMKWNKWG, encoded by the coding sequence ATGAATAATATCTTAAAAGAAATAGAATCTAATATAAATAACTATGGTCATCATATAACCATAGTTACTGAAGGTTTATACCCAAGATTTGCTTATACTATTGGAGCTCTTGATAAGGTTAATTTTGAAATTATTTTTGCAGGAGGTATATTTTATTCAAATAAAGAAGTTAGCAAAATAATTAATATTATTATTGAAAAACTTGAAGAAAAAAAGAATTGGGTATCCTTTAAATTGGAAATAGACATATTAGGTGTTTTTACATTATCAGAAGTTGATAGTTCTTGGTCTAAATTATTGATGTTGGGAGCATATGATTTTTACAATAAGAATGAAATACCAACTTTACAAATAATACCCGACATAAATCATTATACTTTTGATATTCCTAAATTAAAGAATAACTTTAATCCCTCTAAAGAACCCGTTTGGAAATATTTAGTAGATGAATGGGATTATTCTGTTGCAAAGAATGTTACTGTTGTGACCAATTTAGATGCTCTTTTTGGTCAACCTATTACAGAGGTTATGAGATGGGAGGAAGATGAATGGGAAATGTTTTCCGGAGCAGGTCCTGATGTGGAAAAAGAAGAAATTAGAATAGTTCCTATAGGTTTACTTTTAGGTTTAGACAATTCTATTTCTCAGGCTCTTAAACTAGATATAGGTAAAGGGATGTGGAGAGATAAATCGGATATGAAATGGAATAAATGGGGTTAA